The following coding sequences are from one Kosakonia sp. H02 window:
- a CDS encoding diguanylate cyclase, whose product METYLKSMKGEWLSLLEKADMHIRLLTADVAHTHAHALSEEFYRIVLTDPHAREFLSNAQVERHLKSALERWVMEVLSCTPDDVDRLIQLQHTIAEVHARIGISVELVEMGFRVLKKILYPVIIATPYEPDEKLKIYHHAINSIDLAMEVMSRAFSFSEHSSAKEDENYRIFSLLENAEEEKERQIAALLSWEINLIYKIIMDADIGNSLSMSQSDFGLWFNHKGRHYFSGIAEVGHISRLVQELDEIFRNTRTTPRSLSNRALRVNFLISVRNNVSQIITLLRELFEEVSRHEVGMDVLTKLLNRRFMPTIFKREIAHAHRASTPLSVLIIDVDKFKQINDTWGHHMGDEILRKVSSAFYDNVRSSDYVFRYGGDEFVILLTEASEFDTLRIAERIRSRVEKTQIKSATDEDIPLSLSIGAAMFNGHPDYERFIQLADEALYIAKKRGRNCVQLWKATY is encoded by the coding sequence ATGGAAACTTATCTTAAATCGATGAAAGGTGAATGGCTTAGCCTGCTTGAAAAGGCGGATATGCACATTCGTCTTCTCACCGCAGACGTGGCTCATACTCACGCACATGCGTTGAGTGAAGAGTTTTATCGTATCGTTCTTACAGATCCCCATGCCCGGGAATTTCTCTCAAATGCGCAGGTTGAAAGACACCTTAAATCCGCTCTTGAGCGTTGGGTCATGGAGGTTTTATCCTGCACACCTGATGACGTTGACCGACTTATCCAGTTACAGCACACCATTGCTGAAGTGCATGCACGAATTGGTATTTCCGTCGAGTTGGTAGAAATGGGGTTTCGCGTACTGAAAAAAATACTCTATCCGGTGATTATCGCCACCCCTTATGAGCCTGATGAAAAGCTAAAAATTTATCATCACGCGATTAACAGCATCGATCTGGCGATGGAGGTAATGTCGCGTGCTTTTTCATTTAGTGAACACAGTTCAGCGAAAGAAGATGAAAATTACCGAATTTTTTCTTTACTGGAAAACGCTGAAGAAGAAAAAGAACGGCAAATTGCAGCGTTATTGAGTTGGGAAATTAACCTTATCTATAAAATAATTATGGATGCCGATATAGGTAATTCCCTGTCAATGAGTCAATCTGATTTTGGATTGTGGTTCAATCATAAAGGTCGCCATTACTTTAGCGGTATTGCTGAGGTGGGGCATATATCGCGGCTCGTACAGGAGCTTGACGAGATATTCCGCAACACGCGCACGACTCCACGATCATTAAGTAACCGGGCGTTGCGTGTTAACTTTTTAATCTCTGTCCGAAATAATGTTTCGCAGATCATTACCTTATTGCGTGAGTTGTTTGAAGAAGTCTCCCGCCATGAAGTCGGTATGGATGTATTAACAAAACTCCTTAACAGACGCTTTATGCCGACCATTTTTAAACGTGAAATTGCCCATGCGCACCGGGCGTCAACGCCGCTGTCGGTATTGATCATCGATGTCGACAAGTTCAAACAAATTAATGATACGTGGGGGCACCATATGGGGGATGAGATTTTGCGTAAAGTCTCAAGCGCTTTTTATGACAACGTGCGCAGCAGCGATTATGTTTTCCGTTATGGTGGGGATGAGTTTGTCATCCTTTTAACCGAGGCCTCCGAGTTTGACACGCTGCGTATTGCCGAACGTATTCGCTCACGCGTGGAAAAAACCCAAATCAAATCCGCTACAGATGAAGATATCCCTCTCTCGCTTTCTATTGGCGCGGCAATGTTTAACGGCCACCCTGATTACGAACGCTTTATCCAGTTAGCGGACGAGGCTCTCTACATCGCGAAAAAGCGTGGGCGCAATTGTGTGCAATTATGGAAAGCCACGTACTGA
- a CDS encoding AraC family transcriptional regulator yields MTDEMVSLLRELAPNEGYTRSQLNTVRFMRSDRPLGRTPVVYEPCIVIVCQGHKRGYLANRVYHYDKQHYLVLSVPLPFSTETQASAEAPLLAVSVGLDMAVLTELVLELDLPPGRAAAAPEGIMSTPLEPTLAQTTLRLLRALASPQEAKILGPQMVRELYYRVLVGERGDALRAALLNQGQFAAISRVLQRIHAHFSQPLHVSVLANDVGLSVPAFHKHFKAVTGTSPLQYIKSVRLNQARLLMIRDNVTAAGAAFRVGYESPSQFNREFRRLFGRSPREETKEMRSAFSLFPPI; encoded by the coding sequence ATGACGGACGAGATGGTATCGCTACTGCGTGAACTGGCCCCCAATGAGGGCTATACCCGATCACAACTGAATACGGTGCGGTTTATGCGCTCAGATCGGCCGCTGGGCCGTACGCCGGTGGTATATGAGCCGTGCATTGTGATTGTTTGCCAGGGTCATAAACGAGGATATCTGGCAAACCGTGTTTACCATTACGACAAACAGCATTACCTGGTGTTATCGGTCCCCCTTCCCTTTTCGACCGAAACGCAGGCCAGTGCCGAAGCGCCACTGCTGGCCGTAAGCGTTGGGCTTGATATGGCGGTGTTAACGGAACTGGTGCTCGAATTAGATCTTCCACCGGGACGCGCGGCGGCGGCACCGGAGGGGATTATGTCGACACCGCTGGAGCCCACGCTGGCGCAAACAACGCTGCGGCTATTACGCGCCCTTGCGTCGCCGCAGGAAGCCAAAATCCTCGGCCCGCAAATGGTGCGGGAGTTGTATTACCGGGTGCTGGTGGGTGAGCGTGGTGATGCTCTGCGAGCCGCGTTGCTCAATCAGGGGCAATTCGCTGCTATATCCCGGGTTTTGCAGCGGATCCACGCACACTTTTCGCAGCCATTGCATGTTTCGGTGCTGGCGAACGATGTCGGTCTGAGCGTGCCGGCATTTCATAAGCACTTTAAAGCTGTTACCGGCACATCGCCGTTGCAATACATTAAATCAGTACGACTCAATCAGGCGAGATTACTGATGATCCGCGATAACGTGACCGCAGCCGGCGCAGCGTTCCGGGTCGGGTATGAAAGCCCGTCACAATTCAATCGCGAATTCAGGCGATTATTTGGCCGTAGCCCGCGGGAAGAAACCAAAGAGATGAGAAGCGCTTTTTCGCTATTTCCGCCCATTTAA
- a CDS encoding SDR family oxidoreductase, which produces MNNRKIILLTGASSGIGEATARRLVQDGHQLIIGARRIERLHALRDELGNIDCLPIDVTQAQDLQQMAQFALSHYGRVDVLINNAGIMPLSPLSALKTDEWRQTIDVNVYGVLNGIAAVLPAMQQQGAGQIINVASIGAHTVFPLSAVYCASKFAVRAISDGLRQETDRIRVTVISPGVVGSELADHITDTGAKEAMQAFRRIALPAEAIADAIAWAIAQPDGVDVSEIIVRHTQSPY; this is translated from the coding sequence ATGAATAACCGCAAAATTATTTTGCTCACCGGCGCGAGCAGTGGTATCGGCGAAGCAACGGCACGTCGGCTGGTCCAGGATGGCCATCAATTGATTATCGGTGCCCGGCGTATTGAACGCCTTCATGCGCTGCGTGACGAGTTGGGCAATATTGACTGTTTACCCATTGATGTTACGCAGGCGCAGGATTTGCAGCAGATGGCGCAGTTCGCCCTGTCGCATTATGGCCGCGTTGATGTGCTAATTAACAACGCGGGCATTATGCCGCTCTCACCGCTGTCGGCGCTGAAAACGGATGAATGGCGGCAAACTATCGATGTCAATGTCTACGGCGTGCTGAACGGCATCGCCGCGGTGTTACCGGCCATGCAACAACAAGGGGCAGGACAAATTATCAATGTCGCCTCTATCGGCGCGCACACCGTTTTCCCACTCTCTGCCGTTTACTGTGCCAGCAAATTTGCCGTTCGCGCCATTTCCGATGGACTTCGTCAGGAAACCGACAGGATACGCGTGACCGTTATTAGCCCGGGCGTCGTCGGGTCGGAACTGGCCGATCATATTACTGACACCGGTGCGAAAGAGGCGATGCAGGCGTTCCGCCGTATTGCGCTGCCCGCAGAGGCGATCGCAGATGCCATTGCCTGGGCTATCGCTCAGCCTGATGGCGTTGATGTCAGCGAAATTATTGTTCGCCACACCCAAAGCCCGTATTAA
- a CDS encoding SDR family oxidoreductase: MKTRKVWFITGAARGLGLSLAREVLAQGDVVAATSRTLQSLRHALGDNREQFLALEVDLVSQASVKQAIDQTMATFGRIDVVVNNAGYGQFGTFESLSDAELRSNFDVNVFAPLHVLRHALPYLRQQRSGHIVNIASIVGFQGGYAGWGSYTASKFALAGLTEALAAEVAELGIRATVVYPGPVRTDFLSKQSLQAAQTTPEDYGAARASLDLHLNELDGKQAGDPQKLALLIIQAVNVENPPLHLFAGKIANQLAHEKIAAVSDDLAQWKGAAEATDF; the protein is encoded by the coding sequence ATGAAAACACGCAAAGTCTGGTTTATCACCGGAGCTGCCCGCGGGCTCGGTTTATCGCTTGCCCGCGAGGTGCTCGCGCAAGGGGATGTGGTCGCCGCGACATCACGTACGCTGCAAAGCTTACGGCACGCGCTGGGTGACAATCGCGAACAGTTTCTGGCTCTGGAAGTCGACCTGGTTTCGCAAGCGAGCGTCAAACAGGCTATCGACCAAACTATGGCGACGTTTGGCCGCATCGATGTGGTGGTTAATAACGCCGGTTATGGTCAGTTCGGCACCTTTGAGTCGCTGTCCGATGCAGAACTGCGCAGCAACTTTGATGTGAATGTTTTTGCGCCCTTGCATGTTCTGCGTCACGCATTGCCGTACCTGCGCCAGCAGCGTAGCGGGCATATTGTGAATATCGCCTCGATTGTCGGTTTTCAGGGCGGTTATGCCGGGTGGGGGAGTTACACCGCCAGTAAGTTCGCACTGGCGGGGCTGACGGAAGCCCTGGCGGCGGAAGTTGCGGAACTGGGTATCCGCGCCACGGTGGTCTATCCTGGCCCGGTGCGCACGGATTTTCTGTCAAAACAGAGTTTACAGGCAGCGCAAACGACACCTGAGGATTACGGCGCGGCGCGAGCGTCCCTCGATTTGCACCTGAATGAGCTCGATGGCAAGCAGGCCGGGGATCCACAAAAGCTGGCCTTGCTGATTATCCAGGCCGTCAATGTGGAAAACCCGCCGCTTCATCTCTTCGCCGGGAAAATCGCCAACCAACTGGCGCATGAAAAAATCGCTGCCGTAAGCGACGATCTTGCGCAGTGGAAAGGGGCAGCCGAAGCCACAGATTTCTGA
- a CDS encoding SDR family oxidoreductase, producing MTMTITALITGASSGIGAAYADRLAARGYNLVLIARRADRLSALAGKLQHRYGVQVNTLIADLSQTSGIALVENILHEDASIELLVNNAGAGDIKSFLKSTADQHEAINTLNITSLMRLTLAVLPRFVAQNRGTIINIASIVAFYTHAGNAVYSATKAWVVNFTRSLQEEFANSQIRIQAVLPAMTATEFWQRSGIGLDTLPDGAVMTSEDLVDAALVGLDHGELITLPPVEDLQLWKNLEEARMALFNAARNAKPASRYTGV from the coding sequence ATGACAATGACAATCACTGCTCTGATTACCGGTGCCTCGTCAGGTATCGGCGCGGCTTATGCCGACCGTCTGGCCGCCCGCGGTTACAATCTCGTGCTGATCGCGCGCCGCGCCGATCGGTTAAGCGCCCTCGCGGGCAAACTTCAGCATCGTTACGGCGTGCAGGTCAACACGCTGATTGCCGATCTCAGCCAGACCAGCGGTATTGCGCTGGTGGAGAACATACTGCACGAAGATGCTTCTATAGAGCTGCTGGTGAACAATGCCGGGGCGGGAGATATTAAGTCATTCCTGAAGAGCACGGCGGATCAACATGAAGCCATTAATACGCTGAATATCACTTCCTTGATGCGCCTGACGCTGGCCGTTTTGCCGCGTTTTGTGGCGCAAAACCGGGGCACAATTATTAATATCGCCTCGATTGTCGCGTTTTATACCCATGCTGGTAATGCTGTTTACAGCGCAACGAAAGCGTGGGTGGTGAATTTTACCCGCAGCTTGCAGGAGGAGTTCGCCAACAGTCAGATCCGGATTCAGGCAGTGCTGCCCGCGATGACGGCGACGGAGTTTTGGCAGCGCTCCGGTATTGGGCTTGATACATTGCCGGATGGCGCAGTAATGACCAGCGAAGATTTGGTGGATGCCGCGCTGGTCGGGCTGGATCACGGAGAACTCATCACGTTGCCGCCAGTTGAGGATTTACAACTGTGGAAGAACCTTGAAGAGGCACGAATGGCGCTGTTTAACGCTGCGCGCAATGCCAAACCGGCTTCACGATACACCGGCGTTTAG
- a CDS encoding helix-turn-helix domain-containing protein → MKRTRIEDSFCPIARSLDIIGDWWSLLIVRDALAGITRFGEFQKHLGIAKNMLTSRLKLLVDEGILRTQPAADGSAWQEYVLTEKGRALQIVLFALAQWGNEWLFAEGEPTSVLVDNLSRRPLQKLALVAEDGRTLQPDEVALHVAGSR, encoded by the coding sequence ATGAAACGAACCCGCATTGAAGACTCTTTCTGCCCTATTGCCCGCTCGCTGGATATTATTGGCGACTGGTGGTCACTTTTGATTGTGCGCGATGCGCTGGCGGGCATTACGCGTTTTGGTGAATTTCAGAAACACCTCGGTATCGCCAAAAATATGCTGACGTCACGGCTTAAATTGCTGGTTGATGAAGGGATTTTGCGAACACAACCCGCCGCTGACGGTAGCGCATGGCAGGAATATGTGTTGACGGAAAAAGGCCGTGCACTGCAAATCGTGCTGTTCGCGCTGGCGCAATGGGGCAATGAATGGCTGTTCGCTGAAGGCGAGCCTACCAGCGTGCTGGTCGATAACCTGTCGCGCCGTCCGCTGCAAAAATTGGCGCTGGTGGCTGAGGATGGGCGCACATTACAACCGGATGAGGTGGCGCTACACGTCGCCGGATCCCGATAA
- the agp gene encoding bifunctional glucose-1-phosphatase/inositol phosphatase — protein MKRLFWLGALAASLVTPAALAQTAPEGYTLQQIVILSRHGIRAPLANTGSALVQSTDKPWPKWDVAGGELTERGGALEVFLAHNMRKWMENEKVLSTEACPTPTQFYAWANSLQRTYNTARYFIANTFVACDVPIYHQREMGNMDPLFNPVITDNSAEFRQKAVNAMEAQRQKYDFDESYKLLESIVDYRHSPACKEKPSCSLSQEKDTFSANYRLEPNVSGPLKTANALVDAFTLQYYQGLPREQVAWGGIKSDKQWQLLEKLKNGYQDILFTTPGVARNVAKPLLQYFNRQLVEKATSAAKITLLVGHDSNIASLLAALDAKPWQLPGQFERTPISGKVVFQRWHDTQGNRDLMKIEYFYFTAEQMRNLDKMGFDTPVQRYTLELKGCPVDSNGFCPMQKFSALLGEAAK, from the coding sequence ATGAAACGTTTATTCTGGCTGGGCGCGCTCGCGGCCAGCCTGGTGACGCCAGCCGCGCTGGCGCAAACAGCCCCCGAGGGCTACACCCTGCAACAGATTGTGATCCTCAGCCGTCACGGTATTCGTGCGCCGTTAGCCAATACCGGTAGCGCGCTGGTGCAATCCACAGACAAACCGTGGCCGAAGTGGGACGTAGCGGGCGGAGAGCTCACCGAACGGGGCGGCGCGCTGGAAGTCTTCCTTGCGCATAACATGCGTAAGTGGATGGAAAATGAAAAGGTATTGTCGACCGAAGCGTGCCCCACGCCAACGCAGTTTTACGCATGGGCTAACAGCCTGCAACGCACCTACAATACCGCCCGCTATTTCATTGCTAACACCTTTGTGGCCTGCGATGTGCCCATCTACCATCAGCGGGAAATGGGCAATATGGATCCGCTGTTTAACCCGGTGATCACTGATAACTCGGCTGAGTTTCGCCAGAAAGCAGTAAATGCGATGGAGGCGCAGCGGCAAAAATACGATTTTGATGAAAGCTATAAGCTGCTGGAAAGCATTGTCGATTACCGCCACTCGCCAGCCTGTAAAGAGAAGCCCTCATGCTCTTTGTCACAGGAGAAAGATACCTTCAGCGCCAACTACCGGCTGGAGCCGAACGTGAGCGGGCCATTGAAAACGGCGAATGCGCTGGTGGACGCTTTCACGCTGCAATATTACCAGGGGCTCCCGCGGGAGCAGGTTGCGTGGGGTGGGATCAAAAGCGACAAGCAGTGGCAACTGCTGGAAAAACTCAAAAACGGCTATCAGGATATTCTCTTCACCACGCCGGGCGTGGCGCGTAATGTGGCGAAACCGCTGCTGCAATACTTCAATCGTCAGCTTGTAGAAAAAGCGACCAGCGCGGCCAAAATTACTTTGTTGGTGGGACACGATTCAAATATTGCTTCGCTGCTCGCGGCGCTGGATGCGAAACCCTGGCAATTGCCGGGCCAGTTTGAGCGCACGCCCATTAGCGGCAAAGTGGTGTTTCAGCGTTGGCATGACACGCAGGGTAATCGCGACTTGATGAAGATTGAGTATTTTTACTTCACTGCGGAGCAGATGAGAAACCTCGACAAAATGGGCTTCGACACGCCAGTGCAGCGCTATACCCTCGAATTGAAAGGCTGCCCTGTCGACAGCAACGGTTTTTGCCCGATGCAAAAATTCAGTGCCCTGTTGGGCGAAGCAGCGAAATAG
- a CDS encoding YccJ family protein, with translation MPTQEAKAHRVGEWASLRNTSPEIAEAIFELADYDEVLAEKIWEEGSDEVLLRAFEKTDKDSLFWGEQTIERQNV, from the coding sequence ATGCCAACTCAGGAAGCGAAAGCTCATCGCGTGGGCGAATGGGCCAGTTTACGTAATACTTCACCGGAAATCGCTGAAGCTATTTTCGAACTTGCCGACTACGACGAGGTCCTCGCAGAGAAAATTTGGGAAGAAGGTAGCGATGAAGTCCTGCTGCGCGCCTTTGAGAAAACCGATAAAGATTCACTCTTTTGGGGAGAACAAACCATAGAACGGCAAAACGTGTAG
- the wrbA gene encoding NAD(P)H:quinone oxidoreductase, whose amino-acid sequence MAKVLVLYYSMYGHIETMAHAIAEGAQKVDRAEVVIKRVPETMPAELFLKSGGKTQNAPVATPQELPEYDAIIFGTPTRFGNMSGQMRTFLDQTGGLWASGALYGKLASVFSSTGTGGGQEHTISSTWTTLAHHGMVIVPIGYAAQELFDVSVVRGGTPYGATTIAGGDGSRQPSAEELAIARYQGEYVAGLAVKLNG is encoded by the coding sequence ATGGCTAAAGTGTTGGTGCTTTATTATTCCATGTATGGACACATCGAAACGATGGCGCATGCCATTGCAGAGGGGGCGCAAAAAGTGGATCGCGCAGAGGTCGTTATCAAGCGCGTACCGGAAACGATGCCAGCCGAACTCTTTCTAAAATCAGGGGGTAAGACGCAGAATGCGCCGGTCGCCACACCGCAGGAACTGCCCGAGTATGATGCCATTATTTTTGGTACACCGACCCGGTTTGGCAACATGAGCGGACAAATGCGCACTTTCCTTGATCAGACCGGCGGACTATGGGCCTCGGGTGCGCTGTACGGAAAACTGGCGAGCGTGTTTAGTTCCACCGGGACCGGAGGCGGCCAGGAGCATACAATCTCCTCAACCTGGACTACGCTTGCTCATCATGGGATGGTCATTGTTCCCATTGGCTATGCCGCGCAGGAACTGTTCGATGTTTCAGTGGTTCGCGGCGGTACGCCTTACGGCGCGACGACCATTGCCGGTGGCGATGGTTCGCGCCAGCCAAGTGCCGAAGAGCTGGCGATCGCCCGTTATCAGGGCGAATACGTCGCCGGCCTGGCAGTCAAACTGAACGGTTAA
- a CDS encoding general stress protein produces MANHRGGSGNFAEDRERASAAGRKGGQQSGGNFKNDPQRASEAGKKGGKNSHGSRSS; encoded by the coding sequence ATGGCAAACCATCGTGGTGGTTCAGGTAACTTCGCTGAAGACCGTGAAAGAGCATCAGCAGCAGGCCGTAAAGGTGGTCAGCAAAGCGGGGGTAATTTCAAAAATGATCCTCAGCGCGCCTCAGAAGCAGGTAAAAAAGGGGGCAAAAACAGTCACGGTAGCCGCAGTAGCTAA
- the rutR gene encoding HTH-type transcriptional regulator RutR, translating into MAQGTAKGVGKRTRAVSEKRQAILNAALEVFSRLGFHGARLDQVAEQAGVSKTNLLYYFPSKEALYIAVLRQILDIWLAPLKAFREDFTPLVAIKEYIRLKLEVSRDNPQASKLFCQEMLQGAPLLKAELTGSLKALVEEKAAIIAGWIVNGKLAAVDPHHLIFMIWASTQHYADFAIQVEAVTGATLQDDAFFQQTVDNVQRMIIEGIRVR; encoded by the coding sequence ATGGCACAGGGTACGGCGAAGGGCGTGGGCAAACGCACACGGGCGGTAAGTGAAAAGCGTCAGGCGATTTTAAACGCGGCGCTGGAGGTTTTTTCTCGCCTTGGTTTTCATGGGGCACGGCTGGATCAGGTTGCGGAGCAGGCGGGCGTCTCGAAAACGAATCTGCTTTATTATTTCCCGTCCAAAGAGGCGCTTTATATTGCCGTGTTGCGCCAGATCCTTGATATCTGGCTGGCACCGCTAAAAGCGTTTCGTGAGGATTTCACGCCGCTGGTGGCCATCAAAGAGTACATCCGCCTGAAACTGGAAGTCTCGCGGGACAATCCCCAGGCCTCGAAGCTGTTTTGCCAGGAGATGTTACAGGGCGCGCCGCTGCTGAAAGCAGAATTAACCGGCTCTTTAAAAGCGCTGGTGGAAGAAAAAGCGGCGATCATCGCTGGCTGGATAGTCAACGGTAAACTGGCCGCCGTCGATCCCCATCATCTGATCTTTATGATTTGGGCCTCCACGCAGCATTACGCCGATTTCGCTATTCAGGTCGAAGCCGTCACCGGCGCAACACTCCAGGATGACGCCTTTTTCCAGCAAACGGTCGATAACGTGCAGCGCATGATTATCGAAGGGATCCGCGTGCGTTAG
- a CDS encoding lysozyme inhibitor LprI family protein, protein MKRSLLALTALMLSHPVFADECDNASSQSQLNSCTAALYQAADKKLNQTYQDAIKRATPQQAALLKKAQQTWITLRDSDCAFVSSGSEGGSVQPMVENQCLADKTNEREAWLASLLQCEEGDVSCPLPPGN, encoded by the coding sequence ATGAAACGAAGCCTGCTGGCGCTCACCGCGCTAATGTTAAGCCACCCGGTGTTCGCCGATGAGTGCGATAACGCCTCCAGCCAATCGCAACTGAACAGTTGCACCGCGGCGCTTTATCAGGCTGCGGATAAAAAACTCAACCAGACCTATCAGGACGCGATTAAACGCGCGACGCCCCAGCAGGCAGCGTTGCTGAAAAAGGCACAGCAAACCTGGATTACGCTGCGCGACAGCGATTGTGCGTTCGTCAGTTCAGGTTCTGAAGGCGGCAGCGTGCAGCCGATGGTGGAAAACCAGTGCCTGGCAGATAAAACCAACGAGCGCGAAGCGTGGCTGGCCTCGCTGTTGCAGTGTGAGGAAGGCGATGTGAGTTGCCCGCTGCCGCCCGGCAACTAA
- a CDS encoding autoinducer 2 ABC transporter substrate-binding protein, protein MKFKLALLSAALISASMVSGQAFAAQKYEIAVVAKVTGIPWFNRMETGVNEAAKKLDVNAYQTGPSTPDPAQQVKVIEDLIAKNVNAIIVVPNDAKVLEPVLKKARDKGIVVLTHESPDQQIGQWDIETIDSEKYAQANVDELAKDMGGKGGYAIYVGSLTVPLHNAWADYAIKYQKEKYPDMFEVTSRLPVAESIDKSYATTLDLMKTYPQMKGVIGFGSLGPIGAGQAVQKKRAKDKLAVVGIAMPGQAAPYLMRGDIKKALLWDPRDAGYALVTVADQLLQGKEVTSDLSIEGLGKADVDMDKKVIRFNKILEVTKENAQSLGF, encoded by the coding sequence ATGAAATTCAAACTCGCCTTACTCAGCGCCGCGCTGATTTCTGCCAGCATGGTGTCCGGCCAGGCTTTTGCTGCACAGAAGTATGAAATTGCCGTCGTGGCCAAAGTAACCGGCATTCCGTGGTTCAACCGTATGGAAACCGGCGTCAATGAAGCCGCGAAAAAACTGGATGTCAATGCTTACCAGACCGGACCTTCCACCCCGGATCCGGCGCAGCAGGTAAAAGTGATTGAAGATCTGATCGCCAAAAACGTTAACGCCATCATCGTCGTACCGAATGATGCGAAAGTGCTGGAGCCGGTGCTAAAAAAAGCCCGCGACAAAGGCATCGTAGTGCTGACGCATGAATCCCCGGATCAGCAAATTGGTCAGTGGGATATTGAAACCATCGACAGCGAAAAATACGCGCAGGCAAACGTCGATGAGCTGGCAAAAGATATGGGCGGCAAAGGTGGCTATGCCATCTACGTTGGCTCACTGACCGTGCCGCTGCATAACGCCTGGGCCGATTACGCCATCAAATATCAGAAAGAAAAATACCCGGATATGTTTGAAGTCACCTCGCGTTTACCGGTGGCGGAAAGCATTGATAAATCCTACGCCACGACGCTTGACCTGATGAAAACCTACCCGCAGATGAAAGGGGTAATTGGCTTCGGATCGCTTGGGCCGATCGGTGCCGGACAGGCGGTACAGAAGAAACGCGCGAAAGACAAACTGGCGGTTGTTGGCATCGCGATGCCGGGTCAGGCTGCACCGTATCTGATGCGCGGTGACATCAAAAAAGCGCTGCTGTGGGATCCGCGTGATGCTGGTTACGCGCTGGTCACCGTTGCCGATCAGTTGCTGCAAGGAAAAGAAGTGACGTCCGATCTCTCGATTGAAGGATTGGGCAAAGCCGATGTGGATATGGATAAGAAAGTGATCCGCTTTAATAAGATCCTCGAAGTGACAAAAGAAAACGCACAATCACTCGGTTTCTGA